One part of the Halopenitus persicus genome encodes these proteins:
- a CDS encoding glycosyltransferase has translation MKVLILVTSPRPFFDEEVRSLKRHVSVDVIQVPGRESLQDTRTVIDYLRFHLAVLGRTFDQYDVVHANYGLTAPFALAQRHRPVVLSLWGSDVMGSLDWVTKGSARFCDEIIVMSEEMRRELGRDAHVIPHGIDFEKFTPMDRTEARTAVGWDPDGTYVLFPYDPTREVKRHPMAERVVDAVREETSERVELKVVYGVDHDDVPAYMNAADALLLTSRHEGFPNSVKEAMACNLPVVSTDVGELRDRLENVTGSYVCDSERELVDRLGDVLASDRRSDGRRHVADLSLEAVTEDVLDVYRRAIE, from the coding sequence ATGAAAGTGCTGATCCTGGTGACGTCCCCGCGGCCGTTCTTCGACGAGGAGGTTCGGTCGCTCAAGCGACACGTCTCGGTTGACGTCATCCAGGTACCCGGGCGGGAATCGCTGCAGGACACCAGGACGGTGATCGACTATCTCCGGTTCCATCTGGCCGTCCTCGGCCGGACGTTCGACCAGTACGACGTCGTCCACGCCAATTACGGGCTGACGGCGCCGTTCGCGCTGGCACAACGCCACCGGCCGGTGGTGCTGTCGTTATGGGGATCCGACGTTATGGGGTCGCTCGACTGGGTGACGAAGGGGAGCGCGAGGTTCTGTGACGAGATCATCGTGATGAGCGAGGAGATGCGCCGTGAACTCGGCCGTGACGCGCACGTGATACCCCACGGGATCGACTTCGAGAAGTTCACGCCGATGGACCGGACGGAAGCGCGGACGGCGGTCGGCTGGGACCCGGACGGAACCTACGTCCTCTTTCCGTACGACCCGACTCGGGAGGTCAAACGCCACCCGATGGCCGAGCGCGTCGTGGACGCGGTCCGGGAGGAGACGTCCGAACGGGTCGAACTCAAGGTCGTGTATGGAGTCGATCACGACGACGTGCCGGCGTATATGAACGCCGCCGACGCGCTGCTGCTCACGTCACGCCACGAGGGATTTCCCAACTCGGTCAAGGAGGCGATGGCCTGTAACCTGCCGGTCGTTTCGACGGACGTCGGCGAGCTCCGGGATCGGCTCGAGAACGTCACCGGCAGCTACGTCTGCGACTCGGAGCGCGAGCTCGTGGATCGGCTCGGCGACGTCCTCGCGAGCGATCGACGATCCGACGGACGGCGTCACGTGGCGGATCTCAGCCTCGAGGCGGTGACCGAGGACGTCCTCGAC
- a CDS encoding DUF354 domain-containing protein, with protein MRVIITIQHPAHVHFFRHTIRALQAAEHDVHVLTRERPMALLLLDHYGIEYDVLTGPFDSPVKMVVGQLRYEYNVFKAVRRLDPDVITAIGEPAIAHSSTLFDVESVLFTDTEHATLGNALAFPFARRVYTPDCYEDDIGSKQVRYPGYHELAYLHPNRFEPDPSVLSDVGLDPADRFVVLRLVDWNAAHDVGDSGFEDVADVVESLEDTGVRVFITAEGGVPEAVEDHRLPVEPHRVHHLLYYADLFIGESATMATESAVLGTPGIFVSTSRRGYTNELEERYGLVFNFSGQDRQTQAVTRGISILDDYDQETWDDRRERMLADKIDTTQFIIGRITEAADRRDRVERSSRDRAARS; from the coding sequence ATGAGAGTCATCATTACGATCCAGCATCCGGCACACGTCCACTTCTTCCGACACACGATCCGGGCGCTGCAGGCGGCCGAGCACGACGTACACGTCCTCACACGGGAGCGCCCGATGGCGTTACTGCTGCTGGACCACTACGGCATCGAATACGACGTCCTGACGGGGCCGTTCGATTCGCCGGTGAAGATGGTGGTCGGACAACTGCGGTACGAGTACAACGTGTTCAAGGCGGTCCGTCGTCTCGACCCCGACGTCATCACCGCCATCGGCGAACCGGCCATCGCGCATTCGTCCACGCTGTTCGACGTGGAGTCGGTTCTGTTCACCGACACCGAGCACGCGACGCTGGGGAACGCGCTCGCGTTCCCGTTCGCCAGGCGGGTGTACACGCCGGACTGTTACGAGGACGACATCGGTTCGAAACAGGTCCGATACCCGGGCTATCACGAGCTCGCCTACCTCCATCCGAACCGGTTCGAACCGGATCCGAGCGTCCTCTCCGACGTCGGCCTCGACCCGGCGGACCGGTTCGTCGTTCTCCGGTTGGTGGACTGGAACGCGGCACACGACGTGGGCGACAGCGGCTTCGAGGACGTTGCTGACGTCGTCGAGTCCCTCGAGGACACGGGCGTTCGCGTGTTCATTACGGCCGAGGGCGGCGTCCCCGAGGCGGTCGAGGACCATCGGCTGCCGGTCGAGCCACACCGCGTCCATCACCTGCTGTATTACGCGGACCTGTTCATCGGCGAGAGCGCAACGATGGCGACCGAAAGCGCGGTGCTCGGCACACCGGGGATCTTCGTCTCGACCAGCCGCCGCGGATACACGAACGAACTCGAGGAGCGGTACGGGCTGGTGTTCAACTTCTCCGGGCAGGACAGACAGACGCAAGCCGTCACGCGGGGGATCTCGATCCTCGACGACTACGATCAGGAAACGTGGGACGACCGCCGCGAGCGGATGCTGGCCGACAAGATCGACACGACGCAGTTCATCATCGGCCGGATAACCGAGGCGGCCGACCGACGGGACCGGGTCGAGCGCTCTAGCAGGGATAGAGCAGCACGTTCGTGA
- a CDS encoding winged helix-turn-helix domain-containing protein produces the protein MADNWDEVSYVISSSYRVVVLQRLADSPATPSRIATDTDRSITHVSRSLQGLREHDLVELLVSENRQKGRVYGITDRGEEVWKTIEAQNLA, from the coding sequence ATGGCGGATAATTGGGACGAGGTCAGCTACGTCATCAGCTCGTCGTACCGCGTCGTCGTTCTGCAGCGGCTCGCGGACTCTCCCGCGACCCCCTCCCGGATCGCCACGGACACCGACCGGTCCATCACCCACGTCTCGCGCTCGCTGCAGGGGTTGCGGGAACACGACCTCGTCGAGCTGCTCGTTTCGGAGAACCGGCAAAAGGGTCGCGTGTACGGGATCACCGATCGAGGGGAGGAGGTCTGGAAGACGATCGAAGCCCAGAACCTCGCGTGA
- a CDS encoding HAD family hydrolase, protein MTHPIESICFDLDDTLFPYRRYARAGLEAAADRLEDRTGRRHHEELREIHFADDVTEGSFDVLVERHDLPAELVDELVEAYHGADGELTSYPETDRVLSRLGEEYRLGLVTDGRGGEAKLRRLGLTDHFETVLVTPTVGRTKRDPAVFERVLSELSVSPESAAYVGDDPRVDFRVPNELGMCTVRLRRGRYVDLEPTDGVDVPDHEIRDLTELPGIVSATSTAGTVPHRTNMGGTDGG, encoded by the coding sequence ATGACACATCCGATCGAATCGATCTGCTTCGACCTCGACGACACGCTCTTCCCGTATCGGAGATACGCACGGGCAGGGCTCGAGGCGGCCGCCGACCGCCTCGAGGACCGGACCGGCCGGCGCCACCACGAGGAGCTTCGCGAGATCCACTTCGCGGACGACGTCACCGAGGGGAGCTTCGACGTGCTCGTGGAACGACACGATCTCCCGGCGGAGCTCGTCGACGAGCTGGTCGAGGCGTACCACGGGGCCGACGGGGAGCTCACGTCGTATCCCGAAACGGACCGCGTGCTGTCGCGCCTGGGTGAGGAGTACCGTCTCGGCCTCGTCACCGACGGCCGCGGTGGCGAGGCCAAGCTCCGACGACTCGGCTTGACCGATCACTTCGAGACGGTGTTGGTCACGCCGACCGTCGGGCGGACGAAGCGCGACCCGGCCGTGTTCGAACGCGTCCTGTCGGAGCTGTCCGTGTCGCCGGAGTCGGCGGCGTACGTCGGCGACGACCCGCGCGTCGACTTCCGCGTCCCGAACGAACTCGGAATGTGCACGGTTCGGCTCCGCCGCGGTCGATACGTCGACCTCGAACCGACCGACGGGGTCGACGTCCCCGACCACGAGATCCGGGATCTGACCGAGCTGCCGGGGATCGTCTCCGCGACGTCCACGGCGGGAACCGTCCCACATCGGACGAACATGGGGGGCACCGATGGCGGATAA
- a CDS encoding ATP-grasp domain-containing protein, producing the protein MSRRTPMRSGPDADLTVLMTGAGAPGASGIIESLRLTDERSFRIVGVDTNPEAYGFALVDAGHTVPPGESDEYVSRMVDVAAAEDADVILPLTTAEIEPLAAAREAFDATIMVSDPDALGVANDKGKLYRFLADEGFESAPTYHRVDSEAEFVDAVESLGYPETPVCFKPPVASGMRGFRVLDDRTDRLTRLLEEKPDAAVTTLSEVRPILASAESFPELAVMEYLPGEEYSVDVLAMGETVGPVVPRSRARTRAGISFEGVVEKREDLIDEAAAICRGLGLEYNVNVQFRYDADGVPKVIEINPRVSGTIVMCVGAGANMPYLGVKHALGESIPPVDVEWGTRMVRYWRELFRSADGRTFHLDHESAGRRSRSQLQ; encoded by the coding sequence ATGAGCCGACGAACGCCGATGCGGTCGGGACCCGACGCGGATCTGACGGTGCTCATGACGGGGGCGGGTGCCCCGGGCGCATCCGGGATCATCGAGAGCCTTCGGTTGACCGATGAACGAAGCTTTCGCATCGTCGGCGTCGACACGAATCCGGAGGCGTACGGATTCGCGCTCGTCGATGCGGGACACACCGTCCCCCCGGGCGAGTCCGACGAGTACGTCTCCCGGATGGTCGACGTCGCGGCGGCGGAGGACGCCGACGTGATCCTGCCGCTCACCACGGCCGAGATCGAACCGCTTGCCGCCGCTCGCGAGGCGTTCGACGCCACGATCATGGTCTCGGATCCCGACGCCCTCGGCGTCGCGAACGACAAGGGGAAGCTGTATCGATTCCTCGCCGACGAGGGGTTCGAGTCGGCCCCGACGTACCACCGGGTCGACAGCGAGGCCGAGTTCGTCGACGCCGTGGAGTCGCTCGGCTACCCGGAGACGCCGGTGTGTTTCAAGCCGCCGGTCGCGAGCGGAATGCGCGGGTTCCGCGTCCTGGACGATCGGACCGACCGGCTGACTCGCCTCCTGGAGGAGAAACCCGACGCCGCGGTCACGACGCTTTCGGAGGTACGGCCGATACTCGCGTCCGCGGAGTCGTTTCCGGAGCTGGCCGTGATGGAGTACCTCCCCGGCGAGGAGTACAGCGTCGACGTCCTCGCGATGGGCGAGACCGTCGGTCCGGTCGTTCCCCGCTCACGGGCGCGAACACGTGCAGGGATCTCCTTCGAGGGCGTCGTCGAGAAACGCGAGGACCTCATCGACGAAGCCGCGGCGATCTGCCGAGGGTTGGGGCTCGAGTACAACGTCAACGTCCAGTTCAGATACGACGCCGACGGCGTCCCGAAGGTCATCGAGATCAACCCTCGCGTCTCCGGGACGATCGTGATGTGCGTCGGTGCCGGGGCGAACATGCCGTATCTCGGCGTGAAACACGCGCTCGGGGAGTCGATACCGCCGGTGGACGTCGAGTGGGGAACGCGGATGGTTCGCTACTGGCGGGAACTCTTCCGGTCGGCCGACGGTCGAACGTTCCACCTCGACCACGAATCGGCCGGCCGCCGTTCACGATCACAGCTCCAATGA
- a CDS encoding glycosyltransferase family 2 protein yields MYRNLTVAVVVPAYNEEGFVGDVIDDLPAFVDRAYVVDDGSTDATWNEIREHADARNATHDGRFDDLVVPIRHESNRGVGGAIKTGYQRAREEEIDATAVLGGDDQMDPRVLTKYIDPIADGVADYTKGNRFSRSDHWERMPRFRLLGNVVLSYLTKIASGYWGTMDSQNGYTAISLQALQETDIEGMYEYYGYCNDLLVRLNAADVRVADVPRSSEYAYTEGWKSHIDYTEYIPECR; encoded by the coding sequence ATGTATAGAAACTTGACCGTCGCCGTGGTCGTTCCCGCCTACAACGAGGAGGGTTTCGTCGGGGACGTCATCGACGATCTCCCGGCGTTCGTCGACCGGGCCTACGTCGTCGACGACGGGTCGACCGACGCGACCTGGAACGAGATCCGTGAGCACGCCGACGCGCGCAACGCGACCCACGACGGACGCTTCGACGACCTGGTCGTTCCGATCCGACACGAGTCGAACCGCGGCGTCGGCGGCGCGATCAAGACCGGCTACCAGCGTGCTCGCGAGGAGGAGATCGACGCCACCGCCGTTCTGGGCGGCGACGATCAGATGGATCCACGGGTGCTCACGAAGTACATCGACCCGATCGCCGACGGCGTCGCCGACTACACCAAGGGGAACCGGTTCTCCCGGTCCGACCACTGGGAGCGGATGCCTCGATTCCGGCTGCTCGGGAACGTGGTCCTCTCGTATCTCACGAAGATCGCCAGCGGGTACTGGGGGACGATGGACTCGCAGAACGGCTACACCGCAATCTCATTGCAGGCGCTTCAGGAAACCGACATCGAGGGGATGTACGAGTATTACGGCTACTGTAACGACCTGCTCGTGCGTCTCAACGCGGCCGACGTACGGGTTGCGGACGTGCCACGGTCCTCGGAATACGCCTACACCGAGGGCTGGAAGAGTCATATCGACTACACCGAATACATCCCCGAGTGTCGGTGA
- a CDS encoding polysaccharide deacetylase family protein has protein sequence MAEQLNQPLGDAEFTHHWYRRFLQRLLAEGYDFRAFSDRVGDGDVILRHDVDLSVDAAVTMARIEADLGIRSTYCVLLTSPLYNPLEGAHRNALRAIKALGQDVCLHFSTHEYWPANHPPGADAIERRVQEERSVLEGIVPATDTVSFHRPPSWVLNREFDGFRNAYAPAYFDEIGYVADSSQRWREDPPRIESLPETLQLLTHPGLWSETDEGFVNRVEQAITDACRHAGRNTRSEFIDGGESR, from the coding sequence ATGGCCGAACAACTCAACCAACCGCTCGGCGATGCCGAATTCACGCATCACTGGTATCGTCGGTTTCTCCAACGTCTCCTGGCGGAGGGCTACGACTTTCGTGCGTTTTCGGATCGGGTCGGTGACGGCGACGTGATCCTCCGGCACGACGTCGATCTCTCGGTCGATGCCGCGGTGACGATGGCCCGGATCGAGGCCGACCTCGGCATCCGATCGACGTACTGTGTCCTGCTCACGTCGCCGCTGTACAATCCGCTCGAGGGGGCACACCGGAACGCCCTTCGCGCGATCAAAGCGCTGGGACAGGACGTATGTCTCCATTTCAGTACCCACGAGTACTGGCCCGCGAACCATCCGCCCGGAGCCGACGCGATCGAACGACGGGTACAGGAGGAACGCTCCGTGCTGGAGGGGATCGTTCCCGCAACCGACACGGTGTCGTTCCATCGACCGCCGTCGTGGGTTCTCAACCGGGAGTTCGACGGGTTCCGGAACGCCTACGCGCCGGCCTATTTCGACGAGATCGGCTACGTCGCCGACTCCAGCCAGCGTTGGCGGGAGGACCCCCCACGCATCGAGTCCCTTCCCGAGACATTGCAGCTTCTCACCCATCCGGGACTCTGGAGCGAAACCGACGAGGGGTTCGTCAACCGGGTGGAACAGGCCATCACCGACGCCTGTCGTCACGCCGGTCGAAACACGCGCAGCGAATTCATCGACGGAGGGGAGTCCAGATGA
- a CDS encoding metal-dependent hydrolase, translating to MWPWEHAAVGYLAYSLALRALGKDPPSDVGTILLLFGTQLPDLVDKPLSWGLGVFPSGYALGHSVLVALPIGALVLAAGVCTARRRAAVAFVVGYWAHLIADVMNPLRYRARPAPERVLWPLVPGTPYDQDLGLGRGVAYLGDFLVTLQSMDPATLVVVYLLLPAGTALLWLHDGAPGVGVVVRILDPDRELRRDT from the coding sequence ATGTGGCCCTGGGAACACGCGGCAGTCGGCTATCTGGCGTACTCGCTCGCGCTCCGTGCGCTGGGGAAGGACCCGCCGTCCGACGTCGGCACGATCCTGTTGCTGTTCGGCACGCAACTTCCCGATCTCGTCGACAAGCCACTCTCGTGGGGTCTGGGCGTGTTTCCCTCCGGCTACGCGCTCGGACACTCGGTTCTCGTTGCGCTTCCGATCGGCGCGCTCGTGCTCGCGGCAGGCGTTTGCACCGCTCGGAGGCGAGCCGCGGTCGCCTTCGTCGTCGGCTACTGGGCACATCTGATCGCCGACGTGATGAATCCGCTTCGCTACCGCGCCCGGCCCGCCCCGGAACGGGTCCTGTGGCCGCTCGTCCCCGGTACGCCCTACGATCAGGATCTCGGTCTCGGGCGCGGGGTGGCGTACCTCGGGGACTTTCTCGTCACCCTCCAGTCGATGGATCCCGCCACCCTGGTCGTGGTCTACCTGCTGCTTCCGGCGGGAACGGCGCTACTGTGGCTCCACGACGGAGCACCCGGCGTCGGGGTGGTCGTCCGCATCCTCGATCCGGATCGGGAGCTGCGGCGGGACACGTGA
- a CDS encoding DegT/DnrJ/EryC1/StrS family aminotransferase, translating to MIPLADPRFEEPEIDAVRAVLENGMVADGPEVRRFESEFADYCGVDNAVGTANGTVALHAAFEALGIGPGDRVVTTPLSFVASANAIRLAGATPVFADVDPVTYNLDPRAAERAVRETDADAILVVHLYGLPAEMNAFRDIAADEDVLLVEDAAQAHGARYRGESVGTFGDAAAFSFYPTKNMTTGEGGMVLTDDDDLADRVSSYCNHGRTDEDEGTYAHSRVGHNYRMTSIAAAIGRVQLDRLPGRIDRRRENARRLTNALDDVVGIDAPVEPDGHTHAYHQYTVRCSDREALRECLATAGVESGVYYPTPIHQLGAYDGFDVELPAAERATTEVLSLPVHPTLTDSELDRIVEGVRTARSRTTP from the coding sequence ATGATACCGCTTGCCGACCCCCGATTCGAGGAGCCGGAGATCGACGCCGTCCGGGCGGTTCTCGAGAACGGGATGGTTGCGGATGGGCCCGAGGTTCGCCGCTTCGAGTCGGAGTTCGCCGACTACTGCGGCGTCGACAACGCGGTCGGAACCGCGAACGGGACGGTCGCGCTCCATGCGGCGTTCGAGGCGCTCGGGATCGGTCCGGGGGATCGCGTCGTGACGACGCCGCTGTCGTTCGTCGCCAGCGCGAACGCGATCCGGCTTGCCGGTGCGACGCCCGTCTTCGCCGACGTCGATCCGGTGACGTACAACCTCGATCCCCGTGCCGCCGAACGCGCGGTTCGCGAAACGGACGCCGACGCGATCCTCGTCGTCCACCTCTACGGACTCCCGGCGGAAATGAACGCCTTCCGTGACATCGCGGCCGACGAGGACGTGCTGCTCGTCGAGGACGCCGCGCAGGCCCACGGCGCCCGGTACCGGGGCGAATCGGTCGGGACGTTCGGGGACGCCGCCGCGTTCTCGTTTTATCCGACGAAGAACATGACGACCGGGGAGGGCGGCATGGTGCTCACCGACGACGACGACCTCGCCGACCGCGTCTCCAGTTACTGTAACCACGGTCGGACCGACGAGGACGAGGGGACGTATGCACACTCGCGCGTGGGACACAACTACCGGATGACGAGCATCGCCGCCGCGATCGGACGCGTTCAACTCGACCGATTGCCCGGCCGGATCGATCGGCGCCGTGAGAACGCACGTCGGCTGACGAACGCGTTGGACGACGTGGTCGGGATCGACGCACCGGTAGAGCCCGACGGCCACACCCACGCGTACCACCAGTATACGGTCCGATGTTCGGACCGCGAGGCGCTCCGCGAATGCCTCGCGACCGCCGGCGTGGAGTCAGGCGTCTACTACCCGACTCCGATCCATCAGCTCGGTGCCTACGACGGGTTCGACGTGGAGCTGCCGGCCGCCGAGCGCGCCACCACGGAGGTGCTCTCGCTGCCCGTCCATCCCACCCTGACCGATTCGGAGCTCGATCGGATCGTCGAGGGCGTTCGGACGGCACGAAGCCGGACGACGCCATAA
- a CDS encoding N-acetyltransferase has protein sequence MTHRELGSNVHIDDGATVGYEYDSDVEPTVVGADATIRSGTTIYADVVLDRGFVTGHDALVREHTTVGEDVVLGTKSVIDGSARIGSAVSIQTGVYVPPETEIGDRVFLGPHAVLTNDPYPLRVDGDLRGPTLHDDASVGANATILPDVTVGEGAFIAAGAVVNEDVPPETLAVGVPAEHRALPDGVAPENVRR, from the coding sequence ATGACCCACCGCGAGTTGGGCTCGAACGTTCACATCGACGACGGAGCGACCGTGGGCTACGAATACGATTCCGACGTCGAGCCGACCGTCGTCGGTGCGGACGCGACCATCCGGTCGGGAACAACGATCTACGCGGACGTGGTGTTGGATCGAGGATTCGTGACCGGCCACGATGCCCTGGTTCGCGAGCACACGACCGTCGGCGAGGACGTCGTTCTCGGAACGAAGTCGGTGATCGATGGGTCGGCACGCATCGGATCGGCGGTGAGCATCCAGACCGGCGTCTACGTCCCGCCGGAGACGGAGATCGGGGACCGGGTCTTCCTCGGGCCGCACGCGGTCCTGACGAACGACCCGTATCCCCTCCGCGTCGACGGTGACCTCAGGGGACCGACCCTTCACGACGACGCGTCGGTGGGGGCGAACGCGACGATCCTTCCCGACGTGACCGTCGGCGAGGGGGCGTTCATCGCCGCCGGCGCCGTCGTCAACGAGGACGTTCCTCCCGAAACCCTCGCCGTTGGGGTTCCCGCCGAGCACCGAGCGCTTCCCGACGGCGTCGCCCCGGAGAACGTGCGCAGATGA
- a CDS encoding DUF7344 domain-containing protein, whose amino-acid sequence MAQTADNSSVDVEDVTAELREEHAEIESELVEGNRTEDRRADALPLDQMFDILKNQRRRYVLEYLSDADEAVSLSEIAEQIAAWENDKDVTQISSSERKRVYVGLYQCHLPKMDALDVVSFNKPRGIIELGDNVDELYTYLERTEEPEGEPWHVYSLVLSLAGATVLGSSLLLRPMTTLPIVDIAIVSLIVVLLLYGYVSGNRIWTNRADAEHPGNE is encoded by the coding sequence ATGGCACAAACAGCGGATAACTCGTCGGTCGATGTGGAGGACGTCACCGCCGAGTTGCGCGAGGAGCACGCCGAGATCGAGTCGGAGCTGGTCGAAGGGAACCGAACCGAGGACCGACGCGCGGACGCGCTGCCGCTCGACCAGATGTTCGACATACTGAAGAACCAACGCCGCCGATACGTTCTGGAGTATCTGAGCGACGCCGACGAGGCGGTCTCGTTGAGCGAGATCGCCGAACAGATCGCCGCCTGGGAGAACGACAAGGACGTCACACAGATCTCCTCGAGCGAGCGCAAACGCGTCTACGTGGGCCTCTATCAATGTCACCTCCCGAAGATGGACGCGTTGGACGTCGTCTCGTTCAACAAGCCGCGCGGCATCATCGAGCTCGGGGACAACGTGGACGAACTGTACACGTATCTGGAACGGACCGAGGAACCGGAAGGCGAGCCCTGGCACGTGTACTCGTTGGTGCTCTCGCTCGCGGGGGCAACCGTACTCGGGTCGAGCCTGCTACTCCGCCCGATGACGACGCTCCCGATCGTCGACATCGCCATCGTGTCCCTCATCGTGGTCCTCCTGCTCTACGGATACGTCTCGGGCAATCGGATCTGGACGAACCGTGCGGACGCAGAGCACCCCGGCAACGAGTAG
- a CDS encoding DUF7344 domain-containing protein — MSSDSPSSTEMSPDLVFDILSNTRRRMVLYYLRQYGEPTSVQKLAEEIAALENDVAVDELTQQQRKRVYVSLYQTHLPKLEETGVIEYDDDRDEVHLTDRVVEIDTYLTPTTESEYPWQLHYLVLAIVGGATFVLSSLGVPVLAAVSTVELGSVLIVAFAISAVVQYWRYQQRQREIPAELLEHEG; from the coding sequence ATGAGTTCCGATTCTCCCTCCTCGACCGAGATGTCTCCGGACCTCGTTTTCGACATTCTTAGCAACACCCGTAGACGGATGGTGCTGTATTACCTCCGTCAGTACGGTGAACCGACCTCCGTCCAGAAACTCGCCGAGGAGATCGCCGCGTTGGAAAACGACGTGGCAGTCGACGAGTTGACGCAACAACAGCGAAAACGGGTGTACGTGTCGCTGTATCAAACCCATCTTCCGAAACTCGAGGAGACCGGAGTCATCGAGTACGACGATGACCGGGACGAGGTCCACCTCACCGATCGTGTCGTCGAAATCGATACGTACCTCACGCCGACGACCGAATCGGAATATCCCTGGCAGCTCCATTATCTCGTGCTCGCGATCGTCGGCGGAGCGACTTTCGTCCTCTCCTCCCTCGGCGTCCCCGTCCTTGCTGCGGTCTCCACCGTCGAGTTGGGGAGCGTGCTCATCGTCGCGTTCGCCATCTCCGCGGTCGTACAGTACTGGCGATACCAACAGCGACAGCGGGAGATTCCGGCCGAGCTACTGGAACACGAAGGATAG
- a CDS encoding HalOD1 output domain-containing protein encodes MSQCGKAEIRYEGSNPIVYQSRHNVRDDTELSTSILLALDEVADFDVESSETVVFEHVDPDSLDGLFQPVSGRRGDGEVTFPVERYDVTATAAGEITIRERAGSEQ; translated from the coding sequence ATGTCGCAATGCGGCAAGGCGGAGATCCGATACGAGGGGTCCAACCCGATCGTGTATCAGTCCCGCCACAACGTCCGAGACGACACCGAACTTAGCACGAGCATACTCCTGGCGCTCGACGAGGTCGCCGACTTCGACGTCGAGAGCAGCGAGACGGTCGTCTTCGAACACGTCGACCCGGATTCGCTCGACGGGTTGTTTCAGCCCGTTTCCGGACGACGGGGCGACGGCGAAGTGACGTTTCCCGTCGAACGATACGACGTGACGGCGACGGCCGCCGGCGAGATAACCATCAGAGAGCGAGCTGGCTCGGAGCAGTAA
- a CDS encoding glycosyltransferase gives MTVEFTRETGGETPELSVVIVTYNEEERVRACIESVLDACDSLSEFEVILVDSNSTDRTVEYAVEYPITVLRIPSDDLTTPGAGRYVGTQAARGESILFVDGDMTVEKNWLSHAREYIARNGVAAVDGYLNRLPDETTIHEVDAVRGTALYDAASLRSVGGFDPQLRSLEDIHLGFLLTDAGYRLLRLPEVAARHPEPPTLHEPFRRWSRGYAFGPGQVLRRSVRSPKLLGKYISRFRYRIGTFAWLCVGVLALLAGSIALIAWVLLSMGAVAVVISERGIIGAIEFVLQQLLGIVGIAIGLRDRPRPRESFPIEAVEVVIEGPIHTGSTLSGV, from the coding sequence ATGACGGTGGAATTCACGAGGGAGACCGGCGGGGAGACCCCGGAGCTATCGGTCGTCATCGTCACCTACAACGAGGAGGAACGGGTCCGTGCGTGCATCGAGTCCGTCCTCGACGCCTGCGATTCGCTTTCGGAGTTCGAGGTCATCCTCGTGGACTCGAACTCGACCGATCGAACGGTCGAATACGCGGTCGAGTATCCGATCACCGTCCTCCGGATCCCGTCGGACGACCTGACGACGCCCGGCGCGGGACGATACGTCGGCACGCAGGCTGCCCGCGGCGAGTCGATATTGTTCGTCGACGGGGATATGACGGTGGAGAAGAACTGGCTCTCCCACGCGCGCGAGTATATCGCTCGAAACGGGGTTGCCGCCGTCGACGGGTATCTCAACCGCCTCCCGGACGAAACGACCATCCACGAGGTCGACGCCGTCAGGGGGACCGCGCTGTACGACGCCGCATCGCTTCGGTCCGTCGGCGGATTCGATCCGCAGCTGCGATCGCTCGAGGACATTCATCTCGGATTTCTGCTCACGGACGCGGGATATCGGCTGCTGCGGCTGCCGGAGGTGGCCGCCCGTCACCCCGAACCGCCGACGTTACACGAGCCGTTTCGACGGTGGTCCCGGGGCTACGCGTTCGGTCCGGGGCAGGTTCTCCGGCGGTCGGTCCGCTCACCGAAGCTGTTGGGGAAGTACATCAGCCGGTTCCGGTACCGGATCGGCACGTTCGCGTGGCTCTGCGTCGGCGTGCTCGCATTGCTCGCCGGGTCGATCGCCCTGATCGCGTGGGTCCTGCTGTCGATGGGCGCCGTTGCCGTCGTGATCTCCGAACGCGGGATCATCGGGGCGATCGAGTTCGTCCTCCAGCAACTCCTTGGCATCGTCGGCATCGCGATCGGACTGCGGGATCGGCCACGCCCGCGCGAATCATTTCCGATCGAGGCGGTCGAAGTCGTAATCGAGGGCCCGATCCATACGGGATCAACCCTCTCGGGTGTATAA